GGATGCTGTCCCCTTCCACATGTGCAGGTTTTTCGATTCCGGCAAGATCGGTCAGTGTTGGATAAATGCTCATCAAATCCACGGTTCTCTCTGACACGCCACCCGCCTTGGTCAGCCCCGGAACCACCCAAATCAAAGGCGTCCTGGTCGACTCTTCCCACAGGGCAAACTTCCGCCAGTGACTCTTCTCGCCGAGGTGCCAGCCGTGATCGCCCCACAACACGATGATCGTGTTGTCCGCGTAGGCCGATCTGTCCAGGGCCTCCAACAAACGACCGATCTGCGCGTCCGCATACGACACCGTCGCGAGGTAAGCCTGCACCGCCTCCTTCCATCGACCCGATTCCAGCATGCTCTTGTGATCGCCCAGAGGTTTTGCCATTTTCAAACCTGCAGGAGGCACATCATCCAAATCACCCTCTTTGGTGGGTGGCAGCTCAATCTGATCCAGTGGATGCAGATCAAAATACTTCTTCGGCACATACCACGGCATGTGTGGCTTGTGCAGACCAATGGTCAACAAGAACGGCTTGTCATGCTTCCTGCCGAGTTGCTCGATCCCGTAATTGACGATGCCGTAGTCCTCAATGTCCTCATCTTTGGCATCCACTGCTCCGAATTTGATCCCCCCGACCCCGTCACTTCCTTCAGGCACCGGTTGTTTGCCCTTTTTGCCCTTCAAATAATCATCCCACTCTTCCTGCCGGTCAAAAGCGCCATGATAAATTTTTCCCGCACCGAGGGCTACATATCCCGACTTGCGAAAAGTGCTGACCAGCGTCTTGTCAGCATCAATGAACGGCCTCCAGTCATTGCGATTTTCATAAACGCCGGTTGTCGAAGGGCGCATGCCCGACATCAATGCCGCCCGCGACGGATTGCAGGAAGGTGATGCCGTGTAACTGTGCTTAAAACTCACCCCACGGGCAGCCAGTTTATCAATGTTTGGCGTGATGGTTTGTTTGTTTCTTCCCAAATAACCCACCCAATGATTCAAGTCGTCCACCGCAATGAACAGCACGTTGGGTTTTTGCGCACCAACCCCCTCCGCAAATAGCGGGAGGCCGATCAACAAGAAAAAAATGGCGGAGAGGAATCGAAAGCGCATGGCGGCTGAATAACGATCAAAAACCAAACATCCTTCATCACAATGGAGCATTGTGAGAATTCGGATCGGCCTGGCCAACCCCCGCATTCGCCGACGCCTGTGCAGTGACATTGCTTGCAAGACTCTCCAAACCATAGCCTCACGTTTTCTTTCGTGCTAGTGATGGCCAATCCATCACAGAACAACCGAATCACATGCCTGCCTCCTTTTCACTCACCCGCCGCGCTGCCCTGGCTGGACTCTTCACGGCTGCCGCGACTCCAGGTTCGATGCTGCATGCGGCTGAGGTTGCGGCGACCATGGATGAACTGGCAAAGATTGCGGATGCACCGGTGTTGCAGCTCGATTTCATCAAGCAACCAGTGGTGGTGGAGTCCATCGAACTGCTGCGGAATGGCAAACACTGGCTGCTGCGCACGCGCTCGAAGGACGGACTGGAGGTCATCACGGTGCCACATCAAGATAAAATGGCGCTCGCGTGGCCGCTGCTTCTCAAAACGGTGATTCCCGCGTTTATCGGCAAGGATGCGCGGAAACTTGAGGAACTGCAATGGCAGGCCTACCGCTCGGGCAGCAGCTACAAGATGCAGGGCATGTTGTTGTGGATCGCCCACATGGCCGTCGAGACGGCGCTGCTCGAACTGATGGGACGCGCCAGCGGCAGGCCGGTGGCCGATTTTTTTGGCGGCAGGAAGCAAAGCGACATCGCGGTGTATTATGCCAGCGGGAACCGCGGCAACACGCCCGCCCAGGAGATTGAGCACCTGCAGAAACTCGTCGCTGATTCCGGCGTCAAGGCGCTCAAGTTTCGACTGGGTGCCCGCATGAGCCGCAATGCGGATGCACCGCCGAATCGCAGCGAGCAGCTCATCCCGCTGGTGCGCGAGAGTTTTGGCGATGCTTTCACGCTCTATGCCGATGCCAACAGCAGCTATCGCGACGCGAAAGAGGCCATCCGCATTGGCCGCATCATGGAGGAACATCGCTATGCTTTCTTCGAGGAGCCCTGCGAGTTTGACGATCTCTGGAGCACCAAGCAGGTCGCCGATGCCCTCACCATGCCGGTCGCCATTGGTGAGCAGGAGTATTCCATGCATCGCTGGCGTTGGTGCATCGCCCATCGCGCCGCCGACATCATGCAGCCCGACCTGCACTACGGCGGCGGTTTTATCCGGGCAACAAAGGTTGCGCGCATGGCCGCTGCAGCGGGCATGACCGTCGTTCCGCACATGAGCGGTGGTGGCCTGGGCTATCTCGATCTTGTCCATTTCGCCAGCTTCACGCCGAACATCGGCCCGCACATGGAGTTCAAAGGCAACACCGACCTCCCCGTCGTCTGCTCCACCTCCAGCTTGAAGTGTGAAAACGGCTTTGTCCGCTGCCCCGATGGTCCCGGCTTCGGAGTAGACATCGATCCCGCCTTCATCGCCAAAGCCAAGGTGGTGAATCCATAAACTCCACGGACATTGTTCTCTATGTCGGTTCGGTGCCGAGGAGGGTGCCTACGCAGATTTGGATGGTGTGCGGGCATTCGTTCCGGGTGATTTGTCGAAGTCGCTGAAACTTTCCACCCTTCATCACTTTACTTTACTGCGCTGTGTATTCCCCACCATCCTTCAAAGTTGATGATCTTGCCACGCTGCACGCCTTCATGCGGCGGCACAGCTTTGCGACGATTGTCACTCATGATGGTGAAATTCCACACGCCACGCACATGCCGGTGTTGTTGGATGCCACCGGAGCCACCCTCGTATCCCACATGGCGAGGGCAAATCCGCAATGGCAGCACTTCGCGGACGGGCACGAGGTGCTCGTCATTTTCACCGGTCCCCATGCCTACGTATCTCCCGCCTGGTATGCCACTGCTCCCGCCGTGCCGACGTGGAACTACACCGCCGTCCATGCTTATGGCCGTCCACGCATCGTGACTGATCACGAGTGCTTCGCAAAGATGCTGCATGATTTGATTGAGCGATATGAGAGTGGTCGGGAGAATCGCTGGCGGGGCGAATTGCCCGTCGACTTCCGCGACAAACTCATGCGCGGCATCGTTGGCATCGAGATCGAGATCACCCGTCTCGAAGGCAAATTTAAGCTCAGCCAGAACCGGCCTGAAGATGCGCCTGGTGTTATCAAGGCTCTCTCGGCGAGCACCGACCCCATGGACCGTGAAGTGTCTGAATTGATGCAGGCTCTCGTAAAATTTTAAGTTCCCCCGGATTGGTTTCCAAACGCCACGGCCCAATTTTCTTCACTCATCGCCATCATTCATGAAATTCGTCCGCGCCCCCTTTGTCTTGTCCACGAGCTTTCAGAGCGGCACGGGCGGATGCATGTTGGGCGGACTTTTTACCCCTTCTGTTTAAAGCCTGGCAGACTCTTGCTTCCATGAACCATCGCATCACTGACGAACCAGACCCTTTTCGCGAAGCGCGGAAGGCATCGCCCACTCTGCTATGTCCGTTTCAAGGAGAGACGATCCCCATGATCCTGCGACACGAGGATGTGCGACGCGCGGCGAAGGATTATTCGACTTATAGCTCGGATGCGCCCTGCCGAGTGCCGATTCCATCGGAGGAGGATGTGCGCTCGATGCGGCAGTTACCCCTGGAGATTGATCCGCCCGAACACGCTGAATATCGTGAACTTGTGGAGCCGTTCTTCCGTCGCGCCAAAGAACCGGCGGTTGCGGCGAAAGTGGAAGCTTTGATTGCGGACGCGCTGGATGACGCCCTTTGTCGCGAGTCCATTGAAGTCGTGCGCGAGTTTGCGTTGCCCGTGCAGTCGCGGGCGCTTACCCATCTCCTCAATGTGCCTGAGGCGGAGGCCGAAACGTGGATCAGTTGGGGCACCCATGTGTTCCGCGATGGCGAAGGCAAACAAAAGGGCGCCGCACTCGAAGCTTATCTCCAGGCGCAATTCGACCTCGCCCTTGCACATCCCGGAGACGATTTTTTCAGCGCGCTGACGCGTTCCACTTTCCGCGGGCGGCCTCTTACTCGCGAGGAGATGATGGGTTTTGGCAATCTCACTTTTGCCGGTGGACGCGACACCATTCTCAGTTCCATTTCGGGCGTCATTGGCTACATCGCCAGAAACCCAGATGCCCTGGAATTTCTGCGTGCCGATCCGAAGCGCATCATCGGCGCGAGCGAGGAGTTTTTCCGCGCCATCACCCCGCTCACGCACATCGCCCGTGTGTGTCCTTCGCACTCGGATGTCCACGGCGCAACGGTTGCAGCAGGCCAACGCGTCTCATTGGGCTGGGCCTCGGCCAATTACGACGAAACCGTTTTTGATCAACCCAACGAAGTCCGGCTCGACCGCAAACCCAACCCGCATGTCGCGTTTGGCTTCGGCACGCATCTGTGCCTCGGCGCACCGCACGCGCGATTGATCGTCCGCAGCCTGTTGAAGCTCCTCTGCGAACGGGTGGACACGATCACCGTGCTGCACGCCACTGAACATTTGGAAAACGAAGCCCGCTATCAGCGCGCAGTGGGGTTCGAGTCTCTGACAGTGGCGTTCACCAGTGTCTGACACTGCTGACTCGACCTGGTGATGCTCATTACCGTTGCGTGAATGTCCTTTTCCGTGGGATGTTCACACTGAGGAGCAGGGCAGCCATGCCGACGTTTTGTTCCAACCACACTGAATCAGCACGACCTACCGAACATCACCCGATTAAAACTTATCGGGCCGCAGCACCCGCACATCACTTTCGTAGGCGACCATGGCGTATTGCTGGAACAGTTCGCCCTGAAGCCGGGCGAGCACCGTTTCCGCGACGGCAGGTTTGACGATCACTTGAAGTTGCACGTTGGCCGTTTCGGAGATGTCGGCATGGCGCTCTCCCTGACCTCCGCTGCCGTGGACCGGAAAGGCGGTGTGACCATGGGCCCCGGCCTCCCGGAGCAGTTCCACCACGCGCTCTTCGAGGATCGCCTCACACACAATGGTGACCAGTTTCATGGGATGCATGTTCATGTCAATTGAATCAGGATTGAAGAAGTTTGGCCATTTCAAAAAACAGCGGAATACCGGCGGTGATGTTGAAAGGAAAGGTGATCGCAAGTGCTGCCGTCAATGAGTAAGTGGGGTTCGCCTCAGGAAGGGACAGTCGCACCGCCGCAGGTGCCGCAATGTAACTGGCACTACCGGCAAGCACCCCCAACAGCGTGGCACCACCAACACTCAAACCAACCCAGGTGCCGAGCAGCACCCCGGCACTGCCATGAACGATCGGTGCCGTGATCCCAAAGATCAAAAGGAAGACGCCCACCTTTCTCAGATCCCCCAACCGCCTTCCGGCAACCATGCCCATCTCCAGGAGAAAAAGCGCCAGCACCCCCTGAAAAGGCGTCACAAAAAATCCTTCCACCGAGTCCATTCCGCGCTTCCCACAGAGCGTCCCGATAATCATTGCACCAATGAGCAACAGCACCCCCTTCCCCAGCACGGCATCGCGCAGCGCATGACGCATGCTCTGGTCGGAGAAAGAAAACTTGCCGCTTAAAGCTCCCTTGCCGAGCATGACACCGACGATGATCGCGGGCGATTCCATCACCGCGAGAAATGCCGTTGCATAACTTTCGTATGGTTGATTGATGCTCTTCAGAAAGTTTGTCGCTGCGATGAAAGTCACCGCACTCACGCTCCCATAATGGGCAGCGATGGCCCCTGAATCCGCCATGCTCAGTTTCCCCAGCTTGCGCAACGCCGGATACGTCCACAAGGGAATCAGTCCACCCAAAATCATTGCCGCCAACGCTGGCAACCAAACGGCCCCGATCCCCGCCTCCTGGATCGCCACTCCCCCCTTGAAGCCAATGGCCGTGAGCAGATAGATCGTCAGTGTCGAATACAATGCTTCTGGAAACTTGAGATCACTTTTGGAGACCGCTGCAAAAACTCCGAGAACAAAAAACAACACCGGGGGGCTCAGCAGGTTCGATTGAATGGCGGCAATAAATTCCATGATGAACTGATTTGCGCCGGAAGTTCGATTCACTCCAATTCATGTTTTGTCATTGATCGTTCGTTCTGCTAAAAGCATGGCGTGGCTTTTTTGAACTACCATCACCTCCGCTATTTCCGGGCGATCGCCACGGAGGGCAGCCTTACCAGGGCAGCACAACACCTCAAACTCTCGCAGTCCGCACTCAGCGTGCAGCTTCGCCGTCTTGAGGAAAGTCTCGGACAGGCGTTGTTTGAACGGAAGCACAAGGCGCTCGTGCTTACCGAGGCAGGCCGCATTGCCCTGGAATATGCGAATTCCATCTTCCGCAGCGGCGAGGAACTCACCGACCTGATGCAAAACCGCGCGGGCCGCAGCCGCAGCTTTCTTCGCGTCGGCGCATCCTCCAACCTCTCACGGAATTTCCAACTGAACTTTGTTCGTCCTCTCATCACGCGGGATCATGTGGAACTGGTCCTTCACTCGGGCACCTTGCGTGAACTCCTGGCACAACTTCACAACCACACGCTTGACGTGGTGCTGTCCAACACACCGGCGCGCAACGACGCCGACACTGGATGGCGCAATCATTTGCTCGATGAACAGTCGGTGAGCCTGGTCGGACGCAAAAGACGCGGCTTGAAGCCCTTTCGATTTCCTGAGGATCTGCGCACCACGCCCGTCGTGCTCCCGAGCCTGGAAAGCAGCATCCGGGCGGCGTTTGATGTGCTCATGGATCAATCCGGCATCCACCCGATCATTGCCGCCGAAGTGGACGACATGGCCATGCTGCGTCTCATGGCCCGTGAATCGAACGGGGTAACACTGGTGCCACCGGTGGTCGTCAAGGACGAGCTTGAAAGCGGTGCCCTGGTGGAGCGACATCGATTCCCGCAGATCAAGGAATGCTTCTACGCCATCACCCCCAACCGGCGTTTTCCCAATGCCATTTTGCGGGAGCTGATGACGAAGAAAAAGCTGGCATGACGGCTTCGATCAGCCAGGGACGGTTGCAGTATGGCCGCTTGTATTGACCTAAAAAGCACGCTTCGACACGGAGTTTAGCAACCGGCGCTACTGGCCAGTGTTTACCAGCACGCCCATGATCGCCCGACTTCAATTCCACATGCGGAACCTCCTCACTCCCTGTTCCCTCCTGATGCTCATGAGCGCTGCAACCCCCTTGAGTGCCGATGATCCACGTGCGGCATTGCAGGCCGCCATGCTCGACGAAGATCTCGCCGCCATCAAAGCTGCCGTTGGGAAAGGCCGCGAACTTTTGGGAGATCAGGCGGGCGTTCCTGAAGCAACCGATGACCATCGTCCCGTGCCTGACAGCGCCCGACGCCTCACCGCTGACGAGGCTCGTTTGGCAGCACAAAAAAGTTTCTCCAAACTGGATCAAATGGCGTTTTGGAAGATCGGTGTTGATCCCACCAGACTCACGTCACCATTGCGTGCTCCGGCGAGTGTCGTGGCTTGCATGATCGCCTTTCATCGCGCGAAGCTCGGTGACGACACGAAGGCCCTGCAGCGCGCCACCAATGCGGCGGATTTCCTCATCTGGGCACAAGAACAGGCAGGCGCAGGTTGCTTCCCCTTCCCCGCCGCGAAAAACACCTCGCAAGATCGCGCCATGCAGGTTGCCACGCGATTTCTTGAACGTGCCGGGGAGGCCGGAAAGCTCGACGAGACCGTTCGCAACGGCTGGGCCTACGAAGATCACGGTGACGGCGGACTGCAGTTCGACAACGGTGAATGCGGCGTCGCCTTGCTG
The genomic region above belongs to Phragmitibacter flavus and contains:
- a CDS encoding mandelate racemase/muconate lactonizing enzyme family protein translates to MPASFSLTRRAALAGLFTAAATPGSMLHAAEVAATMDELAKIADAPVLQLDFIKQPVVVESIELLRNGKHWLLRTRSKDGLEVITVPHQDKMALAWPLLLKTVIPAFIGKDARKLEELQWQAYRSGSSYKMQGMLLWIAHMAVETALLELMGRASGRPVADFFGGRKQSDIAVYYASGNRGNTPAQEIEHLQKLVADSGVKALKFRLGARMSRNADAPPNRSEQLIPLVRESFGDAFTLYADANSSYRDAKEAIRIGRIMEEHRYAFFEEPCEFDDLWSTKQVADALTMPVAIGEQEYSMHRWRWCIAHRAADIMQPDLHYGGGFIRATKVARMAAAAGMTVVPHMSGGGLGYLDLVHFASFTPNIGPHMEFKGNTDLPVVCSTSSLKCENGFVRCPDGPGFGVDIDPAFIAKAKVVNP
- a CDS encoding FMN-binding negative transcriptional regulator, yielding MYSPPSFKVDDLATLHAFMRRHSFATIVTHDGEIPHATHMPVLLDATGATLVSHMARANPQWQHFADGHEVLVIFTGPHAYVSPAWYATAPAVPTWNYTAVHAYGRPRIVTDHECFAKMLHDLIERYESGRENRWRGELPVDFRDKLMRGIVGIEIEITRLEGKFKLSQNRPEDAPGVIKALSASTDPMDREVSELMQALVKF
- a CDS encoding cytochrome P450, producing MILRHEDVRRAAKDYSTYSSDAPCRVPIPSEEDVRSMRQLPLEIDPPEHAEYRELVEPFFRRAKEPAVAAKVEALIADALDDALCRESIEVVREFALPVQSRALTHLLNVPEAEAETWISWGTHVFRDGEGKQKGAALEAYLQAQFDLALAHPGDDFFSALTRSTFRGRPLTREEMMGFGNLTFAGGRDTILSSISGVIGYIARNPDALEFLRADPKRIIGASEEFFRAITPLTHIARVCPSHSDVHGATVAAGQRVSLGWASANYDETVFDQPNEVRLDRKPNPHVAFGFGTHLCLGAPHARLIVRSLLKLLCERVDTITVLHATEHLENEARYQRAVGFESLTVAFTSV
- a CDS encoding P-II family nitrogen regulator, whose protein sequence is MKLVTIVCEAILEERVVELLREAGAHGHTAFPVHGSGGQGERHADISETANVQLQVIVKPAVAETVLARLQGELFQQYAMVAYESDVRVLRPDKF
- a CDS encoding sodium-dependent bicarbonate transport family permease, producing MEFIAAIQSNLLSPPVLFFVLGVFAAVSKSDLKFPEALYSTLTIYLLTAIGFKGGVAIQEAGIGAVWLPALAAMILGGLIPLWTYPALRKLGKLSMADSGAIAAHYGSVSAVTFIAATNFLKSINQPYESYATAFLAVMESPAIIVGVMLGKGALSGKFSFSDQSMRHALRDAVLGKGVLLLIGAMIIGTLCGKRGMDSVEGFFVTPFQGVLALFLLEMGMVAGRRLGDLRKVGVFLLIFGITAPIVHGSAGVLLGTWVGLSVGGATLLGVLAGSASYIAAPAAVRLSLPEANPTYSLTAALAITFPFNITAGIPLFFEMAKLLQS
- a CDS encoding LysR family transcriptional regulator, with amino-acid sequence MAFLNYHHLRYFRAIATEGSLTRAAQHLKLSQSALSVQLRRLEESLGQALFERKHKALVLTEAGRIALEYANSIFRSGEELTDLMQNRAGRSRSFLRVGASSNLSRNFQLNFVRPLITRDHVELVLHSGTLRELLAQLHNHTLDVVLSNTPARNDADTGWRNHLLDEQSVSLVGRKRRGLKPFRFPEDLRTTPVVLPSLESSIRAAFDVLMDQSGIHPIIAAEVDDMAMLRLMARESNGVTLVPPVVVKDELESGALVERHRFPQIKECFYAITPNRRFPNAILRELMTKKKLA